The proteins below are encoded in one region of Brachyspira intermedia PWS/A:
- a CDS encoding SpoIID/LytB domain-containing protein has product MNSIYAFANQNIIRVQLTDVKAPYTINIKGPYKAYNYKYESEIISALTNETVMVVENRLGLKVNDVGVYKEGIVFETQDGFTLNGVEYYGSLMFIPYNNTMIVVNELNIEDYVKGVLPHEMSPDWPMEALKAQAVAARTYAMYHILKNANKLPFDVDNTTKYQVYNGKEKMNWSVEQAVDRTRYEIAVYKGKVIATYFSALCGGHTDSAENVFGVAVPYLEGVSCPYCNAQIKPWTNTLTYNELNNDLANYSVHASEKSSIGISTDPKSGKATNIKIDESDISSRDFRTTLSPKVVPSLNFTIKKVDNGIIITGKGSGHGVGMCQWGAYGMAQVRKDYKEILKFYYNGVDIVDYNRVNKEFEPDVWGN; this is encoded by the coding sequence ATGAATAGTATATATGCATTTGCAAATCAAAATATCATAAGAGTACAATTAACAGATGTAAAAGCACCATATACTATTAATATTAAAGGTCCTTATAAGGCATACAATTATAAATATGAAAGTGAAATTATATCTGCTCTTACTAATGAAACTGTAATGGTAGTTGAAAACAGATTGGGATTAAAAGTTAATGATGTTGGAGTTTATAAAGAAGGTATAGTATTTGAAACTCAGGACGGATTTACTTTAAATGGTGTTGAATATTATGGTTCTTTAATGTTCATTCCATACAATAACACAATGATAGTAGTTAATGAACTTAATATTGAAGATTATGTTAAAGGAGTACTTCCTCATGAAATGTCTCCTGATTGGCCCATGGAAGCTTTAAAAGCTCAGGCTGTAGCAGCTAGAACTTATGCTATGTATCATATACTAAAAAATGCTAATAAACTTCCTTTTGATGTTGATAATACTACAAAATATCAAGTTTATAACGGCAAAGAAAAAATGAATTGGTCTGTTGAGCAGGCAGTTGACAGAACTAGATATGAAATTGCTGTTTATAAAGGAAAAGTTATAGCTACATATTTCAGTGCTTTATGCGGCGGACATACTGACAGTGCAGAAAATGTATTCGGTGTTGCTGTTCCTTATTTGGAAGGCGTTTCTTGCCCTTATTGCAATGCTCAGATTAAGCCTTGGACAAATACTTTAACTTATAATGAATTAAATAATGATTTAGCTAATTATTCTGTACATGCTAGTGAAAAATCATCTATAGGTATAAGTACTGACCCTAAATCAGGTAAAGCTACAAATATAAAAATAGATGAAAGTGATATTAGTTCTAGAGATTTCAGAACAACACTTTCTCCTAAAGTAGTTCCATCTCTTAATTTTACTATTAAAAAAGTTGATAATGGTATCATAATTACTGGAAAAGGAAGCGGACATGGTGTAGGTATGTGTCAGTGGGGTGCTTATGGTATGGCACAAGTTAGAAAAGATTATAAAGAGATATTAAAATTCTATTATAACGGAGTTGATATTGTAGATTATAATAGAGTTAATAAAGAGTTTGAACCTGATGTTTGGGGAAACTGA
- a CDS encoding aldehyde dehydrogenase family protein, producing MDLIELRDKQKKFFQTSKTLSYNFRIEQLKKLKSMLIKYEKDFIDALYKDMQKCEFESIASEFYMVIEEINLFIKNLKRWMHHKKVKKNMITMDAKTMVINKPFGVSLIISPWNYPVQLTFLPLVGAIGAGNTAIIAPSQLTPCVYDVIYDSIKNTFDEEYIAVIDKTVPPESTTKIEYDKIFFTGSPRVGKIIMSNASDFLTSVTLELGGKSPVIIDDIKGNNFNKAVKRIIWGKFLNSGQTCISPDYILLREDLKEKFLAAFSKEIELFNKERKLHRIINENHYKRIKSYLNDGKIIYGGEYDDNNLSISITIVEPKDLETNIIKDEIFGSIFPILYYKTKEEAREIINKVCSRPLAMYVFSEDIAFNYYFIEKMSYGCCAVNDTISQILNPHAPFGGIGNSGIGQYHGYDSFKCFSKETTILNKGYGFEIDTRYPPYEKNIKSLKFLYNLTKK from the coding sequence ATGGATTTAATAGAATTAAGAGATAAGCAGAAAAAATTCTTTCAAACATCAAAAACTTTATCATATAATTTCAGAATAGAGCAATTAAAAAAATTAAAATCAATGTTAATAAAATATGAAAAAGATTTTATAGATGCTTTATACAAAGATATGCAGAAATGTGAGTTTGAGTCTATAGCTTCAGAATTTTATATGGTTATAGAAGAAATTAATCTATTCATAAAAAATTTAAAGAGATGGATGCATCATAAAAAAGTTAAAAAGAACATGATAACAATGGATGCTAAGACAATGGTTATAAATAAGCCATTTGGGGTATCATTGATAATATCGCCTTGGAATTATCCTGTTCAATTAACTTTTCTTCCGCTTGTAGGAGCAATAGGTGCAGGAAATACCGCTATAATAGCACCTTCTCAATTAACTCCTTGCGTTTATGATGTAATTTACGATTCAATAAAAAATACATTTGATGAAGAGTATATTGCAGTTATAGATAAAACTGTGCCTCCAGAAAGTACAACAAAAATAGAATATGATAAAATTTTCTTCACAGGTTCTCCAAGAGTTGGCAAAATCATTATGTCAAATGCCTCAGACTTTCTTACTTCTGTAACTTTAGAGCTTGGAGGAAAATCACCTGTAATAATAGATGATATAAAAGGAAATAATTTTAATAAAGCTGTAAAAAGAATAATATGGGGTAAATTTTTAAACTCCGGTCAAACTTGTATATCTCCGGATTATATATTATTAAGAGAAGATTTAAAAGAAAAATTTCTAGCTGCATTCAGTAAAGAAATAGAATTATTCAATAAAGAAAGAAAACTGCATAGAATAATAAATGAAAATCATTATAAAAGAATAAAATCATATTTAAATGACGGAAAAATAATTTACGGCGGTGAATATGATGATAATAATTTATCCATTTCCATTACAATAGTAGAACCTAAAGATTTAGAAACTAATATAATTAAAGATGAAATATTCGGAAGCATATTCCCAATACTCTATTACAAAACAAAAGAAGAAGCAAGAGAAATAATAAATAAAGTTTGTTCAAGGCCTTTAGCTATGTATGTATTTTCAGAGGATATTGCTTTTAATTATTATTTTATAGAAAAAATGAGTTACGGATGCTGTGCGGTGAATGATACTATAAGTCAAATACTTAATCCTCATGCACCTTTCGGAGGAATTGGAAACAGCGGTATAGGACAGTATCATGGTTACGATAGCTTTAAATGCTTTTCAAAAGAAACAACTATTTTAAATAAAGGTTATGGTTTTGAAATTGATACCAGATATCCTCCTTATGAAAAAAATATAAAATCATTAAAATTTTTATACAATCTTACAAAGAAATAA